The genomic DNA GGACCGCGGCTACCGGCAGGAGGACCTCGCCGCGCGGCTGGGCAAGTCCCGGGCGGCGGTGGCCAACGCGGTCCGGCTCCTGCAGCTCAACCGCCACGTCCAGGACCTCCTGGAGACCCGCACCCTGACCGCCGGGCAGGCCCGCCCGCTCCTCGCCGTGGACGACGCGGCCCTCCAGGCGCGGCTGGCCGACGCCGTGGTCCGCCGGGGCCTGTCGGCCCGGGAGGTGGAGAAGCTCGTGGACCGGATCAAGAAGGCGGCAAACGCCGCAAAAGCCGCGGGCAAGGCCGGGGACCCGAACCTCTTGGCCGCCGAGGAACGCCTGGCCCGCCACCTGCGGGCCCGGGTGCGGATCGAGACGGGGAACCGGGGCGGGAAGATCGTGATCCACTTCACCTCCGACGACGAGTTGGAGCGCCTCTTCGAGGAGATCTGCCGGGTCGAGGCCTGAGGCTCCCCGCCGCGGGCCCGGAAAACCGAAGGCCCCGGCCGGGGGGGGCGAAGCGCCAAACCGAGGGAGCATGAGAGATCCGTCCGACGTCGCCGGGTTCATCGGGACGCCCGTGGCCATCCGCGGGACGCTGGCCACCGGCTGCACGCTCCGCCTGGACTGCAGCGTGGAAGGGCTCGTGGTGGCCCGGGACGAACTCGTCCTGGGGGAGACGGGCCGGATCCGGGGGGAGATCGTCGTGCGGCGGATGAACGCCTCCGGGAAACTCGAGGGCGACCTCTTCGTGCTGGAGATGGCCGAGTTCGAGCGGGGGTCGGAGATGAGCGGGAACATCGTGGCCCGGGCGCTCTGCATCCGGGAGGGGGCCCTCCTGGACGGCCACTGCCGGCTGGGGGATTTCGCCGAGGGGGCCCTGCGGGAGGTGGCGGCCCGGCGGGGGATGGAGATGAGCGCCCCGGCCGGTGACCACGGCACGCACGAAGAGTAAACCACGAACCCCACGAACAGTAAGACCCAGATAAGACAGATTATAACCACGAACCACACGAACAAGGACCGGTCTTGGGAGGGAAATCCCGGCCGGGATGAAAAGTGACAGCATCTCCGGATGCCGTTTTCGGTCCGGGGAATTCGGCCCGGGACGGACCCGTCTTCCCCGCACCCTTTCAGGGTGCGTTTCCATCCCTCGCCGCCCCGGGTACAAGACGATGCATCGCGGGGGCAAACCCGCCCCGAAGGCGGCGGGAGGAAGCGATGTGTTCGATTCTCGCCGGTTTTTGGCACAAAGCTTCGTGCGCCCTTGGGCTCTCCAGAAGCATATTCGCAAAACACCTAGAAATCATAGGTTGTGAAATGCTGTTTCCGGCCGGTTGGACGGCGCCCCCGCCGCCCTCGCGACAAACCTGGAATCCCCACGGAATTCAGGAATTGCCCCGGGAATCGGGGAAAAGCCGATGGGAACACATTATCCCGAAGGGATTAAAGAGATTAGCCGGTGGGTGCTCCGCCGGAGGCGGTGCTCCCACCGGAAAACCGGTCCGGTTGACGGGCCGCGCCCCGGAGGCGGCGCCTGGATCGTTCGTGGATTTCCGGCACCCCTCCGGGGTGCGGCGGGTTGAAGGGGTTACGACCGGTGGGAGTTCGCCCCTCCGGGGGAACTCCCACCGGCTAATCTCTTCTATCCCTTCGGGATAGGAGATTCGTGGGCGTTGTTTCAAGAGACCCTTGAATCCCTCCCGCGAAAGGCGGTCCACCCCGTTGGGACAGCGCGTACGAACGGGTGAACCTGAAATTCGCCCCGGGACGGCGCGTACGAACGGGTTTCCCTCCCCCCCACGGCTTTCTTCATCCCCGTCAGGGGATGAATCTGTGTAGAAACGGCGTTGTTTTCATTTCCGCCCGCCCCGCGCGCCGCCGGCCGGGATTTCGCCCCGGGGCACGATTTACCCCCGGCAACCGCGGCCCCGGCAGGCAAGCGGAATCGACCCCATGCGGATCAGAACGCAGCCGTCAAAGCATCCGGCAACTTTCAGTCTAATCAGCCTTCAGCCTAACAGCCTTCAGCCTAACAGCCTTCAGGAGAGCCCCAGCGGCGACTTGAGGTCCGCTTCGGCGCGCCGTTTCCGGGCGCGGCGACGCAGGGCGAAGCGGACGAGGCTGACGAGGGCGGCGCCCCCGGCGCAGATCAGGACGATGAGCCCGATGAGGCGGATGCCGGTCAGGAAGAGGTCGATGGCGGTCAGGTCCCGTTGCCGGAAGCTCCCGGCCAGGTCGGGGTCCTCGCCCTTGAGGTCCCAGGCGAAGCGCCGCTCCTGCTCGGCGAGGATCTCGCGCTCGGCGGCGGGCGCCGGCGGGCCCGCGTAGACGGCGAGGGCGTCGCCGCAGGCCCGCAGCCGGAGGACCTCGCCCGCCACCCCCGTCGGGGCGCCGTCGGCGGCCAGGAGCCG from Acidobacteriota bacterium includes the following:
- a CDS encoding ParB/RepB/Spo0J family partition protein is translated as MKRQALGKGLNAILPSFGVEEGQPLAVDLDLLAPNSRQPRMRFQPEALDELAASIRENGILQPIVVRRSGDDRYEIIAGERRWRAAQLAALPKVPVVVLDVPDEKLLELALLENIQREDLSPVEEARAYEMLLKDRGYRQEDLAARLGKSRAAVANAVRLLQLNRHVQDLLETRTLTAGQARPLLAVDDAALQARLADAVVRRGLSAREVEKLVDRIKKAANAAKAAGKAGDPNLLAAEERLARHLRARVRIETGNRGGKIVIHFTSDDELERLFEEICRVEA
- a CDS encoding polymer-forming cytoskeletal protein, which produces MRDPSDVAGFIGTPVAIRGTLATGCTLRLDCSVEGLVVARDELVLGETGRIRGEIVVRRMNASGKLEGDLFVLEMAEFERGSEMSGNIVARALCIREGALLDGHCRLGDFAEGALREVAARRGMEMSAPAGDHGTHEE